The genomic DNA ATGCGGCGCAGCTCGTGGAGGAACTCCCGCGGCTGGAAGTCCGGGCGGCGGCTCTGCACGGGCTCCACCAGCACCGCCGCCAGCTCGTGCCCGTGGGCGCGGATCGCCTCCAGCGCCTCGGGCGTGCCGTAGTCCAGCACCAGGAGGTCGCCCACCATCCCGGCGGGGGTCCCCGGCGCCACGGGCACCGCCTCGCGGCCCCCGGCGTGCACGCGCGGGCGGGCCAGTACCCCGTCGAAGGTGCCGTGGTACGAGCCGGCGAACATGGCCACGCGGGTGCGCCCGGTGGCGGTGCGCGCCAGGCGGAGGGCCGCCATCACCGCCTCGGTGCCGCTGTTGCAGAAGGCTACCCGCTCCATCCCCGTGAACTCGCTCACCAGCTCGGCCACCCGCCCGGCGCGCTCGCTCTGCGGGCCGATCTGGATCCCGCGGTCGAGCTGCGCCCGCAGCGCCTCGGTCACCGGCGGCGGCGAGTGGCCGAGGAGGTGCACCCCGAAGCCCATGGTGAAGTCCACGTACTCGTTGCCGTCCACGTCCCACAGGCGCGTGCCGGCGGAGCGCTGCCCCACGATGGGGTACACCAGGTCCTTCCACACGGGGCGGAAGCCCGCGGGGGTGCGGGGGTCCGCCAGCACGAGCCGGTGCGTCTGGGTGAGCTCCTTGGAGCCGGCGGTGCGCGCGTTGTAGCGCGCCACCAGCCCGTCCAGGTACTCCCTCTGGGTGGGGCCCAGCTCGTCCGCCGCGCCGGCCTTTACCGGGCGAAAGGGGCCGAACGCCTCCGGCTCCTCCGCGCGCGCCGCCGGGGCGGGGGCGGGGGGGAGAGGGGCGGGCGCCGCGGAGGCGGGGGCCGCCGGGAGAGGGGCGGGCGCGGCGGAGGCGGGAGCCGCCGGAAGAGGGGCGGGCGCGCCGCCGCGGATCAGCTCCAGCTGGCGCGCCATCACCTCCAGCTGCTGCATCACCACGCGCTCCACGGCGGACGCCGCCGCCTCCGGTGCGGCGGCCACGTGGGTGGCGGGCGCGGAGAGGGCGGGCGCGGGGAGGGCGGCCACGGGGAGGGCGGGCGGGGCCCGTACGGGCTCGGGGTCCGGCGGGAGCTGCGCGTCCAGGTGCGCGGCCAGCCGGTCGATGGACGACAGCTCGCCCATCAGCACGCGGAAGGGGATCGCCATCCCGAAGCGGTCTTCCATCACCCGGCTCGCCTGCATCAGCAGGAGGGAGTCGGCACCCAGCTCCAGGAAGGTGGCGGAGGTGTCCGCCTCCGCGGGCTCGAAGCCGAACAGCTTCCCCAGCATCTCCGCCAGCTGCCGCCGGATCCCGTCCGCGCGCGCCTCGCTCTGCGTCCCCGTCCCCTGCTGGTCGTTCATACGGCTCTCCTCTGCATGGTTCGTTTCCTGGGGATTGGCGGACGGCTGGGCGGCGGGCGCGGCCGGGAGCGCGGGGCGCGCCGCCGCGCCCCGGCCGCCGAGCCAGTAGCTCTGCCGCTCGAACGGATAGGTGGGGAGCGGCACGCGCGAGCGCGGCGCTCCGGCGTGGTAGGCGGCCCAGTCCACCGGCACGCCCGCCGCCCACAGGCGGCCCAGGGTGGCGGCGACGTGCGCGGCTTCGGGCTCCGCGCCCCCCTCCGGCGGGAAGGAGGCCAGGATGGGGCGGCCGGCCGCGGAGGCGCCATGGCGCCGGGCCATCTTCCCCAGCGACTCGCCGGGGCCCACCTCCAGCAGCGCCCAGCTCGGCTCCTTGAGGAGCTCCGCGACCCCGTCTGAGAAGAGGACGGTGTGGCGCAGGTGGCCGGTCCAGTACGCCGGGTCCACCGCTTCGGCCTCGGTGATCCAGCGGCCGGTGAGGTTGGAGACGAAGGGGATGCGCGGGGGGCGCGGCCGGGCCTCGGCCACCCGCCGCCGAAAGGCCGGGAGCGCCGGGTCCATCATCGCCGAATGGAAGGCGTGCGAGGTGCGCAGGAGGCGGCACGCCGTCCCCTCCCCCTCCAGCCGTGCGCGCAGCGCCTCCACCGCGGGGGTGGGCCCGGACACCACGCAGGCGCGGGGGGCGTTGACGGCGGCCAGCGCGAGCTCGGCGCCCAGGAGCGGCTCCACCTCCGCCCGCGGCAGGGGCACGGCGAGCATGGACCCGGCGGGGAGCTCCCCCATCAGCCTTCCGCGGGCCGCAACCAGCGCCAGCGCGTCTTCCAGGGTGAACACCTCCGCCAGCCAGGCGGCGGTGTACTCCCCCACGCTGTGCCCGATCAGCGCCTGCGGGCGCACCCCCCACGCCATCCACAGCCGGGCCAGGGCGGACTCCACCACGAAGAGGGCGGGCTGCGTCACCGCGGTTTCCCCCATCCGCTCGGCCGCCGCGGCCTCGCCCCCCGCGGGCGGGTAGAGCACCGCGCGCAGGTCGAAGCCCAGCTGCGGGGCCAGGAGGGCGGCGCAACGGTCCACGTGCTCCCGGAACACCGGTTCGGTGTGGTACAGCTCGGCCCCCATCCCCACCTGCTGCGCTCCCTGGCCCGGGAACAGGAAGGCCACCGGGCGGTCTCCCCGCGCCTGGCCGGTGAAGGCGCGCTCCGGGGCGGCGCCCTCCAGCCCGGCCTGCGCCCCGGCCGCGTCGCGGCACACCACCACCCGCCGGTGCGGAAGCTCCGCGCGCCCCACCTGAAGGGTGTAGGCCGCATCCGCCAGCGAGGTGCCCGGGTGCTCGCGGAGGTGGCGCGCCAGGTTGGCCCCCGCCCGCTCCAGCGCGGCCGGCGAGTTGGCCGACTGCACCAGGAGCTGCCAGGGGCGGGCGGGGCCGGAGGCGGCGGGCTCGGGCGCCTCCTGGAGCACCACGTGCGCGTTGGTGCCGCCGATCCCCAGCGAGCTGACCCCCGCGCGACGGGGGCCGTCGCCGCGTTCCCACGGGCGTGCATGCGTGGGAACGTAGAAGGGGCTCTCCTCCAGCCTGGTGTCGGGGTTGGGGCTCTGGAAGTGGAGGCTGGGCGGGATGGTGCGGTGCTTGAGCGCCAGCACCGCCTTGATCAGCCCGGCCACTCCCGCGGCGGCGTTGAGGTGGCCGATGTTGCCCTTCACGGAGCCCAGGGCGCAGAAGCCCCGCTCCCGGGTCGTGGTGCGGAAGACGCGGGTGAGGGCGGCCACCTCGATGGGGTCGCCCAGCGGCGTGCCCGTGCCGTGCCCCTCGATCAGCGAGAGCTCGCCCGGGTCCACGCCGGCCAGCGAGAGCGCCTCGGTGAGCACCTGCGTCTGCCCCTCCACGCTGGGGGCCGTGAAGCTCACCTTGAGGGAGCCGTCGTTGTTGATGGCCGACCCCCGCACCACCGCGTACACGTGGTCGCGGTCGCGGAGCGCCGCGCTCAGCCGCTTGAGCACCACGATCCCCACCCCCGATCCGCTCACCGTTCCCTGGGCGCGGGCGTCGAAGGGGCGGCAGTGGCCGTCCGGGGAGCGGATTCCCCCCTCCTGGTAGCGGTAGCCGGCCGTCTGCGGGACGATGATCCCCACCCCGCCCGCCAGCGCCATGTCGCATTCGCCGTTCAGCAGGCTCTGGCAGGCCACGTGCACCGCCACCAGCGAGGTGGAGCAGGCCGTCTGCACGGCCGCGCTGGGGCCGCGAAGGTTGAGCTTGTACGACACGCGGGTGGTGAGGTAGTCCTTGTCCACCCCCATCATCGCCTGCCACCCCCCCAGCGCCCCGTGGAACTCGGGGTCCGTGTGGGCCTGCATGAAGTAGGAGTTGAAGTTGCACCCGCCGAACACCCCCACCGCCCCGTCGTACCGGCGCGGGTCGTACCCCGCGTCTTCCAGCGCCTCCCACGCGCACTCCAGGAAGATGCGCTGCTGGGGGTCCATGATGCGGGCCTCCGCGGGGCGGTAGCCGAAGAAGCCGGCGTCGAACCGGTCCACCTCGTCGAGCACCGCCCGCGCGCGGACGTACTGCGGGTCGCCGAGCGCCTCGGGCGGCACGCCGGCCTCGCGCAGCTCGTCGTCGGTGAAGAACGTCACCGACTCCACCCCGCCCGCTAGGTTGCGCCAGAACTCGGCCGCGGTGCGGGCGCCCGGGAAACGCCCCGCCAGCCCCACTACGGCGATGTCCGCGTCGAACTCCGCTCCCTGTTCACTGCTCATCGGGTGTAACCTCTCGGATCAGATAGGATTCTGGTTCTGAACGGCGCCGCGCGAGAGCCCCTCATCCGCGCTGCCGCATCCGCATGGCGTCGCGGCGGGAGCGGCCGCGCTCCCGGCCGGCATCCAGCGCTTCGGGGCGCTCCTCGGCGCCGCCCTCCCGGTTCAGCCGTGCCGCCAGCGTGCGGATGGTGGGGTGCTGGAAGAGCTCCACCACGGAGATCTCGCCGGGGTGCGCCTTGCGCAGCCGCCCGAACACCTGCAGCAGGAGGAGGGAGTTGCCCCCCAGGTCGAAGAAGTTGTCGTCGGCCCCCACCCGCTCCACCCCCAGCACCCCCTGCCAGATCTCGGCGAGGGTGCGCTCCGCCCCCGTCTGCGGGGCCACGTACGCTTCGCGGGGAGCGCTCCCCGCCGCCTCGGGGGCGGGGAGGGCGCGGCGGTCCACCTTGCCGTTGGGCGAAAGGGGGAGCCGGCTCAGCACCACCCAGCCGGCGGGCACCATGTGCTCCGGGAGCCTGGTGGCCAGGGAGCGGCGCAGCTCGCCGGTGAGCTGCCGCGGGGTGCAGAACCCCAGGGCGTCCAGGGGGGCCGGGGCGGCGGATGCCGCGGGGCGCCCGCCGGGGCGCCACGCGTACACGTTGGAGAGCGTCGTCCGCTCCAGCAGCGTCTCTCGCTCCACCGCCACCTCGAAGCCGTGCGCGCGCAGGAGCGCCGTGATCCGCTCCAGCCTCCCCTTCCGCTCGTCCACCTCCACCACCACCTGCCGGATGCGCCGCCAGTCGTCCGCGTCGATCCCCGCCAGCACCTCTTCCTCGGCCTTCTCCACGTCCACCTTGAGGAGGTCGATGCGCTCCACCCCCTCCGCCCGGATCACCTCCGACAGGGTGCGGAGGGGGCGCTCGAAGCGCTGCGTCTCCAGCTGCGAGGCGGCCAGCTGGCCCAGGAGCTCGTCGCGGTCGTCCGCGCCCTCCAGCGGCGAGAGGTCCTGGCCCAGGAGGTACGAGCCGAGCAGGTCGCGCTCTTCCGCCGCGTCGGCGAACTGCCCGGAGAGGAT from Longimicrobium sp. includes the following:
- a CDS encoding amino acid adenylation domain-containing protein, whose translation is MSSEQGAEFDADIAVVGLAGRFPGARTAAEFWRNLAGGVESVTFFTDDELREAGVPPEALGDPQYVRARAVLDEVDRFDAGFFGYRPAEARIMDPQQRIFLECAWEALEDAGYDPRRYDGAVGVFGGCNFNSYFMQAHTDPEFHGALGGWQAMMGVDKDYLTTRVSYKLNLRGPSAAVQTACSTSLVAVHVACQSLLNGECDMALAGGVGIIVPQTAGYRYQEGGIRSPDGHCRPFDARAQGTVSGSGVGIVVLKRLSAALRDRDHVYAVVRGSAINNDGSLKVSFTAPSVEGQTQVLTEALSLAGVDPGELSLIEGHGTGTPLGDPIEVAALTRVFRTTTRERGFCALGSVKGNIGHLNAAAGVAGLIKAVLALKHRTIPPSLHFQSPNPDTRLEESPFYVPTHARPWERGDGPRRAGVSSLGIGGTNAHVVLQEAPEPAASGPARPWQLLVQSANSPAALERAGANLARHLREHPGTSLADAAYTLQVGRAELPHRRVVVCRDAAGAQAGLEGAAPERAFTGQARGDRPVAFLFPGQGAQQVGMGAELYHTEPVFREHVDRCAALLAPQLGFDLRAVLYPPAGGEAAAAERMGETAVTQPALFVVESALARLWMAWGVRPQALIGHSVGEYTAAWLAEVFTLEDALALVAARGRLMGELPAGSMLAVPLPRAEVEPLLGAELALAAVNAPRACVVSGPTPAVEALRARLEGEGTACRLLRTSHAFHSAMMDPALPAFRRRVAEARPRPPRIPFVSNLTGRWITEAEAVDPAYWTGHLRHTVLFSDGVAELLKEPSWALLEVGPGESLGKMARRHGASAAGRPILASFPPEGGAEPEAAHVAATLGRLWAAGVPVDWAAYHAGAPRSRVPLPTYPFERQSYWLGGRGAAARPALPAAPAAQPSANPQETNHAEESRMNDQQGTGTQSEARADGIRRQLAEMLGKLFGFEPAEADTSATFLELGADSLLLMQASRVMEDRFGMAIPFRVLMGELSSIDRLAAHLDAQLPPDPEPVRAPPALPVAALPAPALSAPATHVAAAPEAAASAVERVVMQQLEVMARQLELIRGGAPAPLPAAPASAAPAPLPAAPASAAPAPLPPAPAPAARAEEPEAFGPFRPVKAGAADELGPTQREYLDGLVARYNARTAGSKELTQTHRLVLADPRTPAGFRPVWKDLVYPIVGQRSAGTRLWDVDGNEYVDFTMGFGVHLLGHSPPPVTEALRAQLDRGIQIGPQSERAGRVAELVSEFTGMERVAFCNSGTEAVMAALRLARTATGRTRVAMFAGSYHGTFDGVLARPRVHAGGREAVPVAPGTPAGMVGDLLVLDYGTPEALEAIRAHGHELAAVLVEPVQSRRPDFQPREFLHELRRITAESGTALVFDEVISGFRMHPAGAQGWFGVRADLAAYGKVLGAGLPIGVVAGSPAYLDGVDGGFWSYGDRSQPVGVQTVFAGTFSKNPLAMAAAEAVLEHLKSQGPSLQEGLSRHTAALVAELEDLFREEEVPFALPRFGSLFRFQRPGRERWLDLLFYHMVEKGVYIWEGRACFVSTAHTADDSRRFVQAAAESIQQMRRGGFLPPRTRRSGFLRVEEKEPAPRSFPLTRPQEAIWAHTRLGGGASLAYNESTAVHLRGPLDAEAMRRAVQGVVDRHEALRTTFAADGSTQTVAPRVTAELRVADIGEAYAERGEAAVEEALAAAGQEPLDLVNGPLFRARLFHLADEHHLLVLELHHIVADGYALGVLFGDLRELYSAAVEGRAHTLPPARQFSEYAAELLEAERSGAADRDRAYWMERLAGAAPLQLPMAAARPATGMADAERATLVMDAGLGRRLKRAAAAMGTTLYTVLSSAWLVVLHRWADQEDVTLGIPSFGRSFGRDDRMVGHCVDVLPLRSRLEGDPTFAAFTAGVHASMMEAYEHQACTYSSLAPSLRSAPGEPPLVSVTFNLEPGGTGGSGAGFAGLHVSRADRPHLFTKFDMGVDVVDAGGELRVSCKYNRHLLDAASMARVLESFRTLLERAADDAARPLSRLPLLEGAEREKMIRAGRGVRGACPQACLHTLFEECARRTPELPAVVAGGREVSYAALDAAADRFARHLRGLGVGLEARVALCLERSPELVVAMLGTLKAGAAYVPLDPDYPAERLAFLLRDSGAGVVATTGALAGRLPAGAARVVRMDEPLPADGAGGEPVPVGPDHLAYVTYTSGSTGTPKGVAVAHRGVVNLVAEFQRMQPVEPGDACAAWSSIGFDVSVYEIFTALCFGGTLHLAAGDARELAPRLPRWLGEAGIRSAYVAPAMVDDLAAYVAAHPGALSLRRLLVGVEPLRETVLAAIARGVEGLVIVNAYGPTETSVVATLYPLPAGDRPERRTPIGRPVQNTSVYVLDAALNPVPVNAPGELYVGGAGVARGYLGRAGLTAGRFVPDPYGGEPGARMYRTGDRVRWLPEGGLEFIGRADHQVKVRGFRVEMGEVEAALARHPEVREAAVAVHGEGAGRRLVAYAVPRPGAAPAPAALRDALRRVLPEHMLPSTCVLLDEMPRTPGGKVDRRALPAPSFAAAKEEYAAPRTPTEEVLAAIWASVLGAERVGIRDSFFELGGHSLLAARILARVGEEFGVEPGMAALFTGPTVAELAGEVEARLIALVEGLPEEEAERLLQVQS